GAACTCTTAAGATTTTCATTCTTTCGTATAAGAAGTCATCGTTTGTAGTTACAAGTCCAGCATCACCGAACCCGCCAAGATTTTTACTTGGGAAGAAAGAGAAACATCCTATGTGCCCGATTGAACCGACTTTTCTTCCGTCTTTGTATTCTGTTCCGATTGCCTGCGCGCCGTCTTCAATCACTGTAAGATTATGCTTCTTTGCTATTTCCATTATAGGGTCCATATCTGCAGATTGTCCATAAAGATGAACAGGAATAATTGCTTTTGTCTTAGGAGTGATTGCTGCTTCTATTTTTGCAGGATCAATGTTGAATGTTACCGGGTCGCTATCAACTAATACGGGTTTTGCATTAAGTCTGCTTACAACACCTGCTGTAGCAAAGAATGAATATGTAGGAATTATAACTTCGTCGTCAGGTTTTATATCGATTGCCATTAAGGCAAGAAGGAGTGCATCAGTTCCCGATGAAACACCGAGAGAATATTTACAGTCAAGATATTTTGCGCATGAAGCTTCAAGCTTATCAACTTCAGGTCCGAGAATAAAGTATTGGGATTCTGCGCATTTTATGAGCGCTGCATCAACGTCTTTTTTTATTGTTGCATATTGGGCTTTAAGGTCTAATAATGGTACTTTCATTAGTTATATGTATTAATTTTTTTAAGATGGCTTATTTCATCAGCAAACAGTTCTATCGATAACGAAGCAGATAGCTCGGTTATATTTATTAGCAATTTGTAATGTCCCCTGGTTTCACTTACTATTCCCTGTAATCCTGAAAGCGGTCCGCTTGTAATCAAAACTTCATCACCTTTCTGGAAGGTCTTGTTTTCAACGTTTACTCTCTCAGCAAGATTTAGTGAAATTTTAATTAAATCGATTTCTTTTGCTGAAACTATAGCCGGGCGTTTCTGATACATCACATACTTCAGTGCGCCCACCGTATTCGATATTGCGCTGATTCTTTCATCCGGATTTGCGTGAACAAACAGATATCCTGAAAATAACGGCTTGTGAATTCTTTTCTTCCTGTCAGACCAGACTCGTATCGTTTCAATTTCCGGCAGAAATGCCTCTATTTTTTTATCTTCAATTTGCTTAAATACCTTTTTTTCAAATAAGGGTCTCGTCTGAATTACGTACCATTTTTTATCATTATCCATAGGCAAAAATGCTAGCCGTAATATATTTAGATTATCTGAAGTGCATTTGAAAAATAAAAAATGCCTCTGGGATTAATTTTAAAAAAGAGTTTGGAATAGGAATCTTTTTTGGGAATAACAGCGGATAGCAGGCAAGAAAAAAGGGATAAATTTAATTCTCTTTGAACTGCTTGGGTATTAAATTTCTTTATGAATTTTATAATTTTTTTTAAAACTATAAAAGCTTCCA
The genomic region above belongs to Bacteroidota bacterium and contains:
- a CDS encoding DegT/DnrJ/EryC1/StrS family aminotransferase is translated as MKVPLLDLKAQYATIKKDVDAALIKCAESQYFILGPEVDKLEASCAKYLDCKYSLGVSSGTDALLLALMAIDIKPDDEVIIPTYSFFATAGVVSRLNAKPVLVDSDPVTFNIDPAKIEAAITPKTKAIIPVHLYGQSADMDPIMEIAKKHNLTVIEDGAQAIGTEYKDGRKVGSIGHIGCFSFFPSKNLGGFGDAGLVTTNDDFLYERMKILRVHGGQPKYHHKFIGANFRIDEIQSAVLNVKLPYLDSWTKRRQENAELYTKLFLERGIAEREGVTSFNAKNKILLPAAVYKKTAGEHYHIYNQYIIRIEKRDELKKFLSENEIGNEIYYPIPFHLQECFQFLNHKKGDFPMAEFCADTSLAIPIYPELTTEQITFVADKITEFLNK
- a CDS encoding UpxY family transcription antiterminator → MDNDKKWYVIQTRPLFEKKVFKQIEDKKIEAFLPEIETIRVWSDRKKRIHKPLFSGYLFVHANPDERISAISNTVGALKYVMYQKRPAIVSAKEIDLIKISLNLAERVNVENKTFQKGDEVLITSGPLSGLQGIVSETRGHYKLLINITELSASLSIELFADEISHLKKINTYN